TCGTTCATCTCCATCAAATCTTCCTCTGTTTTGATGTCCAAAACTACGTGATTTTTATTTTTCAAATCTTCCGGCAATTCCGTATTTTTGTCTGAAATATTATAAATATACAAAATCGGCTTCATTGTGAGCAGGTGAGAATCTTTGAGCAGCAGTTTTTCCTCGTCTTTTAACTCGCAGCCGTTGGCCAATTTGCCTTGTTCCAAAACGGCTTTTATTTTTTTAACGACTTCCAGTTTCTTCATTGCTTCCTTGTCGTTGCCTTTCGCTTCACGCTCGAGTCCGGCGATTCTTTTGTTCACTGTTTCCAAGTCGGCCAGAATAAGTTCCGTCTCTATCACGCCCACATCGTTTAACGGGTCAATCTTATTATGGACATGGATGATTTTGTCGTTGTTGAAAACCCGCACCACCTCGGCAATGGCGTCCACCTTGCGGATGTTAGCCAGAAATTTATTGCCCAGACCTTCCCCTTCCGAAGCGCCTTTCACCAGGCCGGCAATGTCCACGAACTCCACGACCGCCGGCACCGTTTTTTTGGACTTGGAAAATTCGGTCAGTTTGCCCAGTCTTTCATCCGGCACCTCCACCACCCCCACGCTCGGGTCAATGGTGCAAAATGGATAATTGGCTATATCCACATGTCTTTTGGTCAATACCTTAAAGAGCGTGGACTTTCCCACATTTGGTAATCCGACAATTCCGATAGACAAAGATGACATAGATGTAAACTAGCATTTATGGACGAAAAATAAAAGAGAGAAAACAGCTAACAAAATAAATAAAACTATTCCAATTA
The nucleotide sequence above comes from Candidatus Paceibacter sp.. Encoded proteins:
- the ychF gene encoding redox-regulated ATPase YchF — its product is MSSLSIGIVGLPNVGKSTLFKVLTKRHVDIANYPFCTIDPSVGVVEVPDERLGKLTEFSKSKKTVPAVVEFVDIAGLVKGASEGEGLGNKFLANIRKVDAIAEVVRVFNNDKIIHVHNKIDPLNDVGVIETELILADLETVNKRIAGLEREAKGNDKEAMKKLEVVKKIKAVLEQGKLANGCELKDEEKLLLKDSHLLTMKPILYIYNISDKNTELPEDLKNKNHVVLDIKTEEDLMEMNEQDKKELGVRSNIDNLIVESYKLLGLMNYFTTGEDETRAWTVKQNSTAPEAGAAIHGDFKEKFIRAEVINWQNLLESGSYAKAREKGLVRTEGKEYVVKDGDVIEFKI